DNA from Candidatus Ryanbacteria bacterium CG10_big_fil_rev_8_21_14_0_10_43_42:
AATCATGGAAATGGAAAAGGAGGTCTATCTCATACTGCATAATATCCGCAGTCTTCATAATGTAGGGTCCTTATTTCGAACAGCGGATGCGGCCGGCGTTGCGGGTATTATCCTTACGGGGTACACATCAAAGCCGATTAGTGCACTCGGATATGTTCGTCCGGAGATTGCAAAAACAGCGTTGGGAGCGGAGCATGTCGTATCATGGAAATACAAAAAAAGCATAAGAAATGTCGTATGCCAGTTAAAAAAAGAGGGCGTTTCCGTTG
Protein-coding regions in this window:
- a CDS encoding RNA methyltransferase — protein: MIGRWYARYWHKGKKIMEMEKEVYLILHNIRSLHNVGSLFRTADAAGVAGIILTGYTSKPISALGYVRPEIAKTALGAEHVVSWKYKKSIRNVVCQLKKEGVSVVALEQGEQAVDYRAYVPAYPMALIVGNEVRGLSKALQKQCDTVIHIPMRGVKESLNVSVAGGIALFELMR